In Erpetoichthys calabaricus chromosome 4, fErpCal1.3, whole genome shotgun sequence, one genomic interval encodes:
- the zrsr2 gene encoding U2 small nuclear ribonucleoprotein auxiliary factor 35 kDa subunit-related protein 2 yields the protein MAASVQVDVNKLSHKQLRAALKKERRKKKRQTLARLRDSELLEEDSVLDDESGEERKAEEERQQLHHEWLEREKVAQDEFQRKKEKEEIARRKKEEEERRIKEEWEAEKKREDEAKELKEQEKKEREEAVQKMLDQAERPLENGGTWHNPEASADYGTEKDRANCPFFLKTGACRFGDRCSRKHPHPSASQTLMIRSMFLTFGMEQIKRDDYDTDASLEYSDEEIHQQFLDFYEDVLPEFQSVGKVVQFKVSCNFEPHLRGNVYVQYQTEDECKEAFMLFNGRWYAGRQLQCEFSPVTRWKTAICGLFDRQKCPRGKHCNFLHVYRNPNRQFWEADHDYHLSPERSIQCSGRLSDRRDRINDHLYRSRRQNSTSPDNTHRRNGENERRRAGRRSRSKDKRWSCRSRSQERKKRSDRSRSREWSRPSKSRSERWRSRNKSWSRSRSRSRENRRVSVSPRASRRRARSRSKSTSRNHAWKFSSPDTSSSEGEQMSSTKKKKHHKKSKKKKSKKEKKKKNKSKGWSSSSDMKSSGSSPEREETGAECKVLQETPQKETSVSVESRELDSETANNKE from the exons cCATAAGCAGCTTAGGGCTGCattgaagaaagagagaagaaaaaaaaagcgccAGACACTTGCAAGATTAAGAGATTCAG aattgcTAGAAGAGGACAGTGTGCTAGACGATGAATCAGGGGAAGAACGAAAAGCTGAAGAAGAAAG GCAACAACTACATCATGAGTGGTTGGAGCGGGAAAAGGTTGCTCAAGATGAATTTCAGcgtaaaaaggaaaaagaagaaatagctagaaggaaaaaagaagaggaagag agAAGAATTAAAGAAGAGTGGGaagcagagaaaaagagagaagacgAAGCCAAAGAGCTCAAAGAGCAGGAGAAGAAAGAGCGAGAG GAAGCAGTGCAGAAAATGCTGGACCAAGCCGAGAGACCG cTAGAGAATGGTGGTACTTGGCACAACCCAGAAGCTTCAGCTGACTACGGCACAGAGAAGGACCGAGCTAACTGTCCCTTCTTCCTAAAAACAGGAGCATGCAGATTTGGAGACAG GTGCTCTCGTAAGCATCCTCACCCAAGTGCGAGTCAAACGCTCATGATAAGAAGTATGTTTTTAACGTTTGGGATGGAACAAATTAAGAGAGATGACTATGATACTGATGCCAGCTTGGAGTACAGTGATGAGGAGATCCATCAACAGTTTCTGGATTTTTATGAAGATGTACTTCCTGAATTtcagagtgtgggaaaggttgtGCAGTTCAAg GTCAGCTGTAATTTTGAGCCTCACCTAAGGGGGAATGTCTATGTGCAGTATCAGAC GGAAGATGAATGCAAAGAAGCCTTCATGCTTTTTAATGGACGTTGGTATGCTGGAAGGCAACTCCAGTGTGAGTTCTCTCCGGTAACAAGATGGAAAACTGCAATTTGTG gtCTCTTTGACAGGCAGAAGTGTCCACGAGGCAAACATTGCAACTTTTTGCATGTGTATCGAAACCCCAATAGACAGTTTTGGGAGGCAGATCATGACTACCATTTATCTCCTGAAAGAAGTATTCAATGCTCTGGTCGCCTTTCCGACCGCCGTGATCGAATTAATGATCACCTGTATCGTTCCAGAAGGCAAAATAGCACCAGTCCAGATAACACTCACAGAAGAAATGGAGAAAATGAAAGGAGGCGAGCTGGTCGAAGGAGTAGAAGCAAGGACAAGAGGTGGTCTTGTAGGTCTCGTAGCCAGGAACGGAAGAAAAGATCCGATAGATCTAGGAGTAGAGAATGGTCGAGACCTTCTAAAAGTAGAAGTGAACGCTGGAGGTCTAGAAACAAAAGCTGGTCAAGATCTAGATCTAGAAGTAGAGAAAACAGAAGGGTATCGGTGTCACCCCGGGCATCAAGGAGAAGGGCCAGAAGCAGGTCAAAATCTACAAGCCGTAATCATGCTTGGAAGTTTTCCAGCCCAGACACCTCTTCAAGTGAGGGTGAGCAGATGTCTagtaccaagaaaaaaaaacatcacaagaagagtaaaaagaagaaatcaaagaaggaaaaaaagaaaaaaaataaatcgaaAGGATGGAGTTCATCTTCAGATATGAAGAGTAGTGGTTCATCCCCAGAAAGAGAAGAAACAGGAGcagaatgtaaagtgttacaagaAACTCCACAAAAAGAGACTTCTGTATCTGTTGAAAGTAGAGAATTAGATTCTGAAACagcaaataacaaagaataa